The proteins below are encoded in one region of Fibrella aestuarina BUZ 2:
- a CDS encoding bZIP transcription factor, with protein MVGLDPSVSNGGNANTLLGYQAGQRVNTVRENTIVGFQAGYNSLGDANLFLGAYAGFSQQNATGYNNTFIGQRTGFNNSSGFANIFLGSNAGYSNQSGNYNTFIGNSAGQQSQFGSFNTFIGNGAGYNAGNANYNLMMGAQAGFYTTSGSYNVILGQDAGINNRGGNNNTFVGKGAGGDQNSPNLENSTAIGANAVVSANNALVLGSNVNVGIGTSAPARKLEVVSGTAGSSGLRLTNLTTANPGTIATATRFLTVNAQGDVVLGSTTGARMGADEANWTAEGSNLINANAGAVIIGSGIAKTPAGYRLFVKEGILTEKVKVAVANTNEWSDKVFEAGYNLRSLNQVEAHIKQHGHLPGVPSATEVVKEGIDVGKMDAKLLEKIEELTLYVIDLEKKLAAQQQEINVLKVKEIRNRYKKSITTRYQIK; from the coding sequence ATGGTTGGACTAGACCCTTCGGTTAGTAACGGTGGAAATGCCAATACGCTACTCGGCTATCAGGCAGGCCAAAGAGTAAACACAGTACGAGAGAATACAATTGTTGGTTTTCAGGCTGGCTACAACAGCCTGGGCGACGCCAACCTGTTCCTGGGCGCCTACGCCGGCTTCAGCCAGCAAAACGCCACCGGCTACAACAACACCTTCATCGGACAGCGCACGGGCTTCAACAACTCATCGGGCTTCGCCAACATCTTCCTGGGCAGCAACGCGGGCTACTCCAACCAGTCGGGCAACTACAACACCTTCATCGGCAACTCGGCGGGTCAGCAAAGCCAGTTCGGCAGCTTCAACACCTTCATCGGCAACGGCGCGGGCTACAACGCCGGCAACGCCAACTACAACCTGATGATGGGCGCTCAGGCGGGCTTCTACACCACCTCCGGCAGCTACAACGTAATCCTGGGTCAGGATGCAGGCATCAACAACCGAGGCGGCAACAACAACACGTTCGTGGGCAAAGGCGCGGGCGGCGACCAGAACAGCCCCAACCTGGAGAACTCAACGGCTATCGGGGCCAACGCCGTTGTCTCAGCGAATAACGCGCTGGTGCTGGGCAGCAACGTCAATGTGGGCATCGGCACATCAGCACCGGCGCGCAAGCTGGAAGTCGTGTCGGGAACAGCCGGCAGCAGCGGGCTGCGGCTGACCAACCTGACAACGGCTAACCCCGGTACGATTGCCACGGCCACGCGCTTTTTGACCGTCAATGCCCAGGGGGACGTGGTGCTGGGCAGCACTACCGGAGCTCGGATGGGGGCTGACGAGGCCAACTGGACTGCTGAAGGCAGCAACCTGATCAATGCCAATGCAGGGGCGGTGATCATCGGCTCAGGCATTGCCAAAACGCCGGCTGGCTACCGGCTCTTTGTGAAGGAGGGCATCTTGACGGAGAAGGTGAAGGTAGCAGTCGCCAACACGAACGAGTGGTCCGATAAAGTATTCGAGGCGGGTTACAACCTACGTTCGCTTAATCAGGTTGAGGCCCACATCAAGCAGCATGGTCACCTGCCCGGCGTCCCCTCAGCCACTGAGGTGGTCAAGGAAGGCATTGACGTTGGCAAAATGGATGCCAAGCTCTTGGAAAAAATTGAAGAGCTGACCCTATACGTGATTGACCTTGAGAAGAAACTTGCAGCACAACAACAGGAGATTAATGTTCTAAAAGTCAAAGAAATACGTAATCGTTATAAAAAATCAATAACGACTAGATATCAAATTAAATAA
- a CDS encoding glycosyltransferase family 2 protein, which yields MNGPLITVITVTYQAEKSLEETIKSVINQAPIYEYLIIDGGSTDGTVDIIKKYNSQIKYWLSEKDNGIYEAMNKGIDKASGQWIYFLGSDDQLCKNSLTSISKYLTDENDMVFGDVKSSNQKRIKSFLNKRIIFQNTLHHQGAFYSSKLFDTFRYDSKLKILSDYELNLYIYIHKLPVKKVNLVIAECGDGGASSNIALSINETNIVRSKLIKSNFLNTVASFALKVYYNQKEFRNKFNFL from the coding sequence ATGAATGGTCCTTTAATTACAGTTATCACGGTAACGTACCAAGCGGAGAAAAGTCTTGAGGAAACAATCAAGAGTGTCATAAATCAAGCACCTATTTATGAGTATCTCATTATAGATGGGGGAAGCACAGATGGCACAGTTGACATAATTAAGAAATACAACAGTCAAATAAAGTATTGGTTGTCTGAAAAAGATAACGGAATTTATGAAGCAATGAATAAAGGAATAGATAAAGCAAGTGGTCAATGGATTTATTTTCTTGGGAGTGATGATCAGCTATGTAAAAACTCGCTGACTTCAATCAGTAAATACCTTACAGATGAGAACGACATGGTATTTGGAGATGTTAAAAGCAGCAACCAAAAACGCATCAAATCTTTCTTGAATAAAAGAATAATCTTTCAAAATACACTTCATCATCAGGGCGCTTTTTATTCTTCAAAGCTATTTGACACTTTCAGATATGATTCAAAATTAAAAATACTATCTGATTATGAATTGAACCTATATATATACATCCACAAACTTCCAGTTAAGAAGGTGAACCTTGTAATAGCCGAATGTGGCGATGGAGGGGCTAGTAGCAACATCGCTTTATCAATTAACGAAACTAACATAGTGAGATCAAAGTTAATCAAGAGTAACTTCCTAAACACTGTAGCATCATTTGCTTTAAAAGTCTACTACAACCAAAAAGAGTTTAGAAATAAATTCAATTTCTTATAA
- a CDS encoding glycosyltransferase family 2 protein: MSNGVAVIIPTYNAEFYLPDLLRALKQQSLSHELIVIDSESEDTTQDILHDNNVRTVSIKKSTFNHGSTRNLGLTLTDADIVIYMTQDAIPYNNDTLLNIVTFLESSDSIAMAYGRQVPYPHTGILGQLARLANYPGESIIKSKEDIPLLGIKTCSCSNSFAAYKRKELINIGSFPDDIILGEDVTVGAKLILEGKSIAYVADSVVYHSHDYTLMEEFKRYFDIGVFHKDEHYLLKEFKAAESEGIKYVAYEIKYLVKNSHFLLLPSQLTRTLLKYLGYKLGYYYKYLPANLILNLSMHNRFWKSKKIP, encoded by the coding sequence ATGTCAAATGGTGTTGCGGTTATCATTCCGACATACAATGCGGAGTTTTATCTACCCGATTTACTACGTGCCCTGAAACAGCAGTCATTGTCGCACGAATTGATTGTAATAGATTCGGAATCTGAGGATACCACTCAAGATATTCTGCACGATAATAACGTAAGAACTGTATCAATAAAGAAATCTACTTTTAACCATGGTTCTACCAGAAATCTGGGCTTAACTCTGACCGATGCTGATATAGTAATATACATGACACAAGATGCCATACCTTACAATAATGACACATTACTCAATATCGTTACTTTTCTGGAGAGTTCAGATTCAATAGCGATGGCGTATGGTCGTCAAGTGCCTTACCCCCATACAGGTATATTGGGTCAACTAGCTAGATTAGCTAATTATCCAGGAGAAAGTATCATAAAAAGCAAGGAAGACATTCCGTTGCTGGGTATAAAAACGTGTTCTTGTTCAAACTCGTTTGCTGCTTATAAACGAAAAGAATTAATTAATATAGGGTCCTTTCCAGATGACATTATTTTAGGCGAGGATGTAACAGTAGGTGCTAAATTGATTCTTGAAGGGAAATCTATTGCATATGTAGCAGATTCAGTTGTGTATCATTCACATGACTATACGCTAATGGAAGAATTCAAACGTTATTTTGATATAGGCGTTTTCCATAAAGATGAGCATTATCTGTTGAAAGAATTCAAGGCTGCTGAGTCAGAAGGCATCAAGTATGTAGCTTACGAAATAAAGTATCTTGTTAAGAATAGCCATTTCTTATTATTACCTTCCCAATTAACAAGAACATTACTTAAATACTTAGGATATAAACTAGGCTACTACTATAAATATCTTCCAGCCAATTTAATACTAAATTTGAGCATGCATAACCGATTCTGGAAGAGCAAAAAAATACCATAA
- a CDS encoding glycosyltransferase family 2 protein, whose protein sequence is MEKVSVCMATFNGAKFVKRQLLSILPQLEPLDEIIISDDNSTDDTVSVINSIHDKRIKVHLNKIGSGPTANFQNALYLCSGDIIVLCDQDDIWLPTKLSDIRHALSTSDLVITDCIVVDEKEQIIHESFFALRNSRKGFWRNLYKNSYVGCCMAFKKEVLSYSLPFPRHIHMHDWWIGLCVEKLGKVYFLDKPLIKYVRHGNNASPTGEAGYNLLTKLINRLQLLFYIIFR, encoded by the coding sequence ATGGAGAAAGTAAGCGTATGTATGGCCACTTTCAATGGCGCTAAATTTGTAAAAAGGCAACTTTTATCAATATTGCCACAACTTGAGCCGTTAGATGAAATTATAATTTCTGATGATAACTCTACTGATGATACAGTATCTGTTATCAACTCCATACATGATAAGAGGATTAAAGTGCATTTGAATAAGATTGGCTCAGGGCCTACAGCTAATTTTCAAAACGCTTTATACTTATGCTCTGGAGATATAATTGTTCTATGTGATCAAGATGACATATGGCTACCAACGAAACTTTCGGATATCCGCCATGCACTAAGCACTAGTGATCTCGTCATTACTGATTGCATTGTTGTTGATGAAAAAGAACAAATAATACATGAGTCATTTTTTGCTTTAAGGAATAGCCGGAAAGGATTTTGGAGAAACTTATACAAAAATTCTTATGTTGGATGTTGCATGGCATTTAAGAAAGAAGTTTTGTCATACAGTCTGCCTTTTCCTCGCCATATACACATGCATGACTGGTGGATTGGATTATGTGTTGAGAAGCTAGGAAAAGTCTATTTTCTGGATAAACCATTAATAAAATATGTCAGACATGGTAATAATGCGTCCCCAACTGGTGAAGCAGGTTACAATTTATTGACAAAACTAATTAACAGATTGCAACTATTATTTTACATAATTTTTCGCTAA
- a CDS encoding glycosyltransferase-like protein yields MEKFIRIPNTGQNEFANIRNENSFLDDVLFVITLYKTELPNSITFNSLKKFIHTQSIESPRADLALMDNSPISDFSSIEQLNINWLNIYYFHDPSNPGVSKSYNRAADLATTLKKKWLLLLDQDSLLPDNGLEKYQIATSLWKGHSVYAPILRSQKIILSPCAYHFFRASHLKKIGIGINTTHNRNVLNSGLLIDIESFDMVGRYDENVWLYFSDFVFFNRLKKHYKHFVIVDIHIEHDLSSADYVDINIAKERFELYCDGAFLAYKSERSSYSLICYTATIGLRSLLMSLRLRKITFLSIFYKKFLSRK; encoded by the coding sequence GTGGAAAAATTTATTCGAATACCGAATACTGGGCAAAACGAGTTTGCCAATATTAGAAACGAGAACAGTTTCCTCGATGATGTTTTATTCGTTATAACACTATACAAGACTGAATTGCCAAACAGCATTACTTTTAACTCATTGAAAAAATTCATACATACACAATCAATAGAAAGCCCACGAGCAGATTTAGCCCTGATGGATAATAGTCCTATAAGTGATTTTAGTAGTATTGAGCAGTTGAATATAAATTGGCTAAATATATATTACTTCCATGATCCATCCAACCCAGGTGTTAGCAAATCTTATAATCGCGCCGCCGATTTAGCCACAACATTGAAAAAAAAGTGGCTATTATTATTAGATCAAGATTCTCTTCTACCTGATAATGGCTTAGAAAAATATCAAATAGCAACTAGTCTCTGGAAAGGACATTCAGTGTATGCACCCATATTAAGGTCTCAGAAAATTATATTATCACCATGTGCTTATCATTTTTTCAGGGCATCTCATCTCAAAAAAATAGGTATAGGTATAAATACAACACACAATAGAAATGTATTAAACAGTGGTCTATTAATAGATATTGAGAGCTTTGACATGGTAGGGAGATATGATGAGAATGTCTGGCTATATTTTAGCGATTTTGTCTTCTTTAATAGATTAAAAAAACATTATAAACATTTTGTTATAGTAGATATACACATTGAGCATGATTTATCCAGTGCAGATTACGTTGATATAAACATCGCTAAAGAAAGGTTCGAGTTGTATTGTGATGGTGCTTTTTTAGCATATAAATCTGAGAGAAGTTCTTACTCACTAATATGTTATACCGCCACTATCGGATTAAGAAGCTTGCTTATGAGTTTAAGATTAAGAAAAATAACTTTTCTGTCAATTTTTTATAAAAAGTTCTTATCAAGAAAATGA
- a CDS encoding right-handed parallel beta-helix repeat-containing protein, producing the protein MLTLITPSNLAHFMLVLFVKYSHSPVLQSRVKDSDLREKSITPQQYGAKGDGKHDDTQAFLRCFRSNSKVVVPKAPKFYLVSGQILIANVTNLSVRADKAIILCNDLSKPAWLFQKCKDVVLTGGEWGYVKMPVTNGGNNQHTLQFDQCENILLSKSHIRNSPEIGIAITQCYGITIENSWIEHTWRDGTYAHYSAKIKYINNKYSDCKDDAMSFHDYGRDAERQYLMRRGIHQASGLVIDKCQVKNCYQGFGSVAGADMVIKNSMFSNTVLAGIALMNQKLLYPDGVTRLKNVQVLNNKCVSNCSKTIINKKVFINGGQASSGRAAIICASLGDNNQIGLTEPKRQSNIKLINNYVSSSGAIGLGIYSTDNIVLSGNTFKDCIVTGNTLGGAVVEIWECTKYAEGKTNKVIDTRNRIQHQRAYNFSGLQGTVKKWTVINRTVEDGLIDNSPSLKKAY; encoded by the coding sequence ATGCTCACGTTGATTACTCCTTCAAATTTGGCTCACTTTATGTTGGTATTGTTCGTGAAATATAGCCATAGCCCCGTGCTACAATCGCGCGTTAAGGATAGTGATTTGCGTGAAAAGAGTATTACCCCACAGCAATATGGAGCAAAGGGCGATGGCAAGCACGATGACACACAGGCTTTTTTGCGCTGTTTTAGATCTAATAGCAAGGTTGTGGTTCCAAAGGCGCCAAAGTTTTATTTAGTTTCTGGTCAGATTTTGATAGCTAATGTCACCAATCTGAGTGTAAGAGCAGATAAAGCCATAATTTTATGTAATGATTTAAGTAAACCGGCTTGGCTATTTCAGAAATGTAAAGATGTTGTCCTCACAGGTGGTGAATGGGGCTATGTAAAAATGCCCGTAACCAACGGCGGTAATAACCAGCATACCTTACAATTCGATCAATGCGAAAATATATTGCTATCGAAATCTCACATACGAAATAGTCCAGAGATTGGAATAGCCATTACGCAATGTTACGGTATTACAATTGAAAACTCTTGGATTGAACATACTTGGCGTGACGGTACCTATGCTCATTATTCAGCAAAAATTAAATACATTAATAACAAGTATAGCGATTGTAAAGATGATGCAATGAGTTTTCATGACTACGGGAGAGATGCTGAACGTCAATATCTTATGAGACGAGGAATCCACCAAGCTTCTGGATTGGTAATTGATAAATGTCAGGTTAAAAATTGTTATCAAGGATTTGGTTCTGTGGCAGGTGCTGATATGGTAATCAAGAATAGTATGTTTAGTAATACTGTTCTTGCAGGTATTGCGCTCATGAATCAAAAGTTATTATACCCAGATGGGGTGACCCGCCTTAAAAATGTTCAGGTTCTGAATAATAAATGCGTCAGTAATTGTTCTAAGACTATTATCAATAAAAAAGTATTTATTAATGGTGGACAAGCATCTTCGGGAAGAGCTGCGATTATCTGCGCAAGTCTAGGTGATAACAATCAAATCGGTTTAACAGAGCCAAAAAGGCAATCGAATATTAAATTAATAAATAATTATGTGTCTTCTTCTGGGGCTATAGGTCTAGGTATATATAGTACAGATAATATTGTTTTGTCTGGTAATACATTCAAAGACTGTATAGTAACTGGTAATACTCTAGGCGGGGCGGTAGTTGAGATTTGGGAGTGCACCAAATACGCAGAAGGAAAAACGAATAAAGTTATAGACACGCGTAATAGAATACAACATCAAAGGGCTTATAACTTTTCGGGCCTTCAAGGAACGGTGAAAAAGTGGACTGTCATTAACAGAACTGTCGAAGATGGATTAATTGATAATAGTCCTTCGTTAAAGAAAGCTTACTAG
- a CDS encoding tail fiber domain-containing protein, with protein sequence MASNRVLIVISIYLVTTLNGVYGQLRVGLPTGTVNPSASLEVGPGPYPTGSPFRGIIAPNMTISQRNQIQNPSTGIFLYNTDNKQIEVNVGTPSAPVWGPAVGSGTAWSINGNSGTNDKTNFIGTPDNVPLSFRVFNQPAGRIDHILFNLGLGFFSINPSTTGTYNTAVGSYTLRNNTSGIANTAVGAGALTTNTSGTGNTGIGHDAMIGNINGRENTGIGQNALRSNTSGISNTALGADAMNDGTSASDNTALGASALYSINTGNQNTAAGALALFSNTTGYNNSALGNYALQNNVGGYLNIGVGHNAGPSSRNVSVNNSTAIGAGSVIDAVFSVAIGANATINAGSGLNTLVGANSSTGNNVTNSTAIGARSAVNSSNTIVLGDANISSLRCNVQSISSLSDARIKENIKTNVPGLAFITKLRPVTYTVNKTKEAALVGYKNDNIVSDTTTHSGFIAQEVERAAFSAGYNFEGVKSEEGGRYYTVGYSLFVVPLVQAVKELNDEVKLLKEKLKKSENAYDQLSVQLSRLQETVNSIVTPQADARSINQHSK encoded by the coding sequence ATGGCATCGAATCGTGTACTTATCGTCATCAGCATATATTTGGTGACAACGCTCAATGGCGTATACGGACAACTCCGAGTTGGTTTACCAACTGGTACTGTTAACCCTTCCGCTTCGCTTGAGGTCGGTCCGGGTCCTTACCCAACAGGAAGCCCTTTCAGAGGGATCATAGCTCCCAATATGACTATTTCCCAAAGAAATCAGATACAAAATCCAAGTACTGGTATCTTCCTTTACAACACTGATAATAAACAAATTGAGGTAAACGTAGGTACTCCGAGTGCTCCTGTTTGGGGGCCTGCTGTTGGCAGTGGAACAGCTTGGAGCATTAATGGTAACAGTGGCACAAATGATAAGACGAACTTTATCGGTACCCCCGATAATGTTCCGCTCAGCTTCAGGGTATTTAACCAGCCAGCAGGTCGGATTGATCATATACTGTTTAATCTAGGTCTGGGCTTTTTCTCAATCAACCCATCAACAACAGGTACGTATAACACCGCTGTTGGAAGTTACACACTCCGCAATAATACAAGTGGCATTGCCAATACCGCAGTTGGAGCCGGTGCTCTGACCACCAACACTTCAGGAACGGGTAACACTGGTATAGGTCACGATGCCATGATTGGCAACATCAACGGCCGAGAAAATACAGGTATAGGGCAGAATGCTTTGCGAAGTAACACCTCAGGTATATCCAACACTGCATTAGGAGCTGATGCAATGAACGATGGAACTTCTGCTAGTGATAATACAGCATTAGGTGCATCCGCTCTTTACAGCATCAATACAGGCAATCAAAATACAGCCGCAGGAGCACTTGCATTATTCTCTAATACTACAGGTTATAATAATTCCGCATTAGGCAATTATGCTCTTCAGAATAATGTCGGGGGTTACTTAAATATTGGAGTTGGTCATAATGCCGGGCCCTCAAGTAGAAATGTCTCAGTTAATAATTCGACAGCAATTGGTGCAGGGTCAGTCATCGACGCGGTGTTCTCAGTTGCCATTGGCGCTAATGCTACCATCAACGCAGGTAGTGGACTTAATACATTAGTCGGCGCAAATTCAAGTACTGGCAACAATGTAACCAATTCCACCGCTATAGGCGCAAGAAGTGCCGTCAACAGTAGTAATACGATAGTATTGGGTGATGCCAATATCTCTTCACTTCGATGTAATGTTCAGTCTATATCTTCATTATCTGATGCCCGGATAAAAGAGAATATCAAAACTAACGTACCTGGCTTGGCTTTCATAACCAAGTTGCGTCCCGTTACTTATACCGTTAATAAGACCAAAGAAGCGGCATTGGTTGGCTACAAAAATGACAATATCGTATCTGACACAACTACGCATAGTGGATTTATTGCGCAGGAAGTTGAAAGAGCAGCCTTCTCAGCAGGTTACAACTTTGAAGGAGTAAAATCAGAAGAAGGTGGTCGGTACTACACCGTCGGTTATTCTTTATTTGTCGTGCCTCTTGTTCAGGCAGTTAAAGAGCTAAACGATGAAGTAAAGCTTCTGAAAGAGAAGCTGAAGAAAAGTGAAAATGCATACGATCAGTTGTCGGTACAGCTCTCACGTCTCCAAGAAACAGTTAATTCTATTGTCACGCCTCAAGCTGATGCCCGTAGCATAAACCAACACTCTAAATAA